The stretch of DNA TTCTCCAGGCGCTGCGGCTCGACAAGAAGCGGGTCGGCGGCGAGGTCGAGTTCGTGCTGCTCGATCGCCTCGGTCACGCGGTCACGCGCAAGCTGAGCTTCGACGAAATAACCTCAGGCGCATGACTTTTTTTCAACCATCCGCCAGACATTGCGCCATGAGATCCAGCGCAGCGGCCGCAAATTTCACCATATTCGTATAGCGGTCGCTCAGCCCCGTCTGAACAGTGATCGCCCGCTCGAGCGGTCCGGCGACTGCGATCCAGCATGAGCCGGCAGGATGACCATAACTGGTTCCGGTCGGGCCTGCCGCCCCAATCTCGGAGATGCCCCAGGTTGCCGCGAGTCGCGTGCGCGCGCCCCGCGCGATAACCAGCGCTAACTCTTCGGAGCCGGGCTTGATACCGGCAAAGGCAGCGTCAGGAATCGCGAGCAGGTCGCGCCGCGACGCGCGCGTGTAGACAATCGCGCCGCCGAAGAAGTAGGCCGACGCCCCGGGCATCGCGAGTAACGCCGCCGAGATCAGTCCGCCCGCCGACGACTCGCCGACCGCAATGGTCTCGTGCCGATCCTTCAGTATTGCGCCAATCTTTGCGGCGGCGGCGATTAGCTCCTGCATCAGCATGCCCATCCTTGGTCGAGCGATGCCGCGACTCTAGCCGAGCCGCCACGTCTCATCAAACCCACCGCCAGGAACGCGCCGCACCGCGCTTCCTCCGCTCAGGCCGACCATCGGGCGAAATCGAAGTTCTTCGGCAACTCGACGAACATTACGTGGGCCGGGCCGCTGATCACGCGGGTCAGATGACCCTTACCGATCAGATCGTCGGCGATGAAGGCCTGCCCGGCGATGCATCTGCGCTTCTCGCCGTCGCTGGTTCCGACTTCCAGTTCGCCCGCCAGCACCACGACGATTTGACTTGCGGGCGCGTGATGCCAGGTCTGATCCAGGCCGACCGGCAACTCGACGAAGCGGATACTCGCCGAGGGCCAGGCGTTGGATTGCATCATCGTGTGACCCATGTTGTCGGGACGCGGCTGATTGATCGGCACTTCGATCTCCTGAAAGCGCGAGCCACCATCGGCGGTTGCATGAAAACGCGTCATTTTCATTTTTATCTCCTCATTGGTCACTTGATTAAGCGTGCGAATCGTACTGGCGGAGGTGGGAGGGAGTCGAACCCTCCGGCGAGCGCATTGCCCGCCAAGCCGGTTTTGAAGACCGGTGGGACCACCGGGCCCCTTCCTCCTCCGCGCTCTGTTTCTTAAGCACATACGGCGATTTGCGCAACCCGCGGTTGGGCGTGAGGACCATCGCCGGGCAATCGTTCGCGGTCGAAGGGCTAGGACCGAAGTCGATCTCGGCCACGAGCCACGCACAAAAAGAAGCTCAATCCGGCCGCTTCCGCATCGACAAGCTTCATCGCTTTGCATCCCGCACCGTGGTACACGGATGACTTCAAACTGCCGGTTCGGCCTCGGGTGAAGTCGGGGAGTTGTGAGCGAACCTCTCAATCCGCGAATCGACCGCACGAGCCGTCCGCGGTAAGGCAAGCAGGGGGGCGGGCGCAATGCTGGACGATTGGATCTACAGTAACTCCGCTTGGTTGAGCTCGAGCGTCTTCATCCTGTGCGGGCTTGTGGTCTCGGGTTTTTTCGTGGTCGTGGTGACGCGCCTGATCAGCGCCGAAACTCGGCATATTCATAACGAGTTCACACTGGCGACAGTCGCCAACATAGCGGTGCTCTATACGGTCTTGTTGGCTTTCATCGCCGTCGCAGCGTGGGAGGATTTGTCCAAGGCGTCCGATCTCGCCGACCGCGAAGCGGGCATCGTGCAAGACCTCTACGTCGATGCTGGAGGGTTCAGCGACAAAGGGCTGACCTCACAACTCCAGAACGAATTGCGTGATTATATCGACGCCGTTGTGAATCGCGAGTGGCCGGTGCAGCAAGCCGGCAGTATTGCCAGAGCTGCGTCACCCGCTTTGCGCAACTTTCGCGCGACCCTGGCGTCGTTTCAGCCCAAGACTTCCGGCGACGCCATCGTTATGCAGGAAATGTTGCGCTCGCTGAATAACCTCTACGACGCCCGCCGGTCGCGGCTCGATGCCGCCGCCGGCCACATTCCCGGCGCGGTCTGGGGCGTGGTGGTCTTCCTTGGTCTGCTGACGATCGGGTTCATGGCGTTGCTGAGCATGCGCAGCCGCTGGATGCACTTCGCCCTGGCCGCCGGCCTGGCCACCGCGATGGTGGTCGTGGTGGCGCTAATCGTACAGCTCGACTATCCGTTCCGCGGCGAGATCAGCGTTTCGTCCGAACCTTTCCAGCAGGTGCTTAAGGACGTCGGTCCGGGTTAAATTGCCGGGCGCGCTGCGGAGGGCGGGGCGACCATCGATGTCATCCGCACGAATCTCTTGCCAATGCGACATCGTTCTGATTTAACCCGATGTTGCATCTGAATCTGACAAGTTGTTGTCTTTTGAGTTGATTTGAAGGATTTAGGCCGATTCCCCTGCAAGTGATCAGCGGTACGTTACTCACATGCAGCTTCGGCCTGGCGCCGGCGGCGCTGCAAGTCCTGCCCGCCAACCGTGTGATGGCAGGCGGCCCGCCGGCAGCGAACATCATGGACAACATCCCGATTGCGAACATCGTGCCCTTCGGCCTCTGCTCAAGCCTGGCCAATCCGACGGTCGCCAGTGCGACGGCGGCGGCGTTGGGTGTGCTGACGCCGATGCCCTGCGTGCCCGCGACGGTCGCCCCCTGGACGCCCGGCGTTCCGACCGTGCTGATCGGGGGCATGCCCGCGGTCGACACCAGTTGCATGCTGATGTGCACCTGGGCGGGCGTGATCACGATCGCCGTGCCCGGACAGTTCACCGTGATGGTGCCGTGAGGTCCGCTTAATTTCGACCATGACGGAAATCATCGGAACAATCCGGCCAATGCGTCGCCCCTACCGTTTTGGTCACTAAGTGCGCTCGGCATATCTCATTGTCACGGCCGACCTGCTCGCCTTCGCCCTCGGCGTCGTGCTCACGCTCTGGCTGACGAAGACCGCCCCACCGGCGCTGCCTACTAACGCCCCGCTCGTCGCCGCAATACATCAGGGTCCCGCCGCGCCCATGCCGGCGTCTGCGAGCGGATCCGGCGCCGCCGAAGCCGCGACTGCGCCGCCTTCGACGGCTCCAGCCCCGAACGCTCCAATGTCATCCGCTCCAATGTCATCCGCTCCTCCGCCGACCTTGAGCACTGCTGCGGCCGCTGCCGAGGCGCCACCGCCGCCGGCATCTGACTCGGGATCAGCCCCTGCGGATGCGCCGGCTGATCCCGCTGCGTCAGCGGCAGGCCCCTCACCCACAAGCGCCTACGTCTTGCAGCTCGCGGCTTTCCGAGAGCCGGCCAACGCCACGCGGATGAAGGCGGAGCTTATGAGGGATGGCTTTGCGGCCAGCGTCGTGCCATTCAAAAGCAACGGCAAGGCGTGGCAGTGGGTTCAGGTCGGCAGCTTCGTCGATCGTAGTTCGGCCGCCGAGGCCGCGGCGTCGTTACGGCGTCATACGGGTCTCGCCGCGCTGGTGATCAAGCCTGAGCCGCAATGATCGCATGGGGCGACGCCAGATGGTGGAAAGCCGTGGCGCTGGCGATTCTGGCCCAGGGCCTGACCGCGTGTTCGACGCCCTCGTGGCTATGCGCCTTTCCGCCCGGGCCCCATCGCATCACCCTGATCGCTGATCCAAGCGCCAACGGCAGTACTGCCGTCGCCGTTGATCTGGTATTCATCTCCGACAAACTTGTGGCCGATCAGGTGGCAGCGCTGTCCGCTCAGGAATATTTCAGCCGCCGACAACAGCTCGAACGCGACTTCCCCGGCGCGATGGAGGTGCGGTCGTGGGAACTCGCACCCGGGCAGACCGCCCGCAACCTGCCCTTGGACGCAACCTGCAACCGCGTCCGCACGATGCTGTTCGCGCGCTATGCGTCGCCGGGCGACCATCGCCAAACACTGGGCGATGCCAAAGAGATTATCGTTTGGCTTAATCGAGAGGACTTCGCTGTCTCGCCATGACACATTGCCGTAAAGGAGCTTAGGTGCACCCGATCGTGACGGACGCGCGTGCGATCCCCGAGGCCGTGTTGTGGCATGAAGGCATGCTGCTCTCGCCGCAGCACTTTCAGCAGGCCGACCTGCGCGCTCACGCGCTGCGGAGCTACCTCATCCAGGCCACGGCGCCTTTCGGCTGGGGCCTCCGCCGTCTGCGAATCGATACTGCGGCGCTGGAAGCGGGGCGCTTTTCGATCACCGAACTTGAGGCGATCATGCCCGACGGCTTGCTCGTCTTGTACCCCGTCGATGCCGCGGTAAAGGCGCCCGCGCTCGATCTCGACTTGAAACCACTGCTGGCGAACTCCGAGTCGCAGTCGGTTGCGGTGCACGTGACGGTGGCGGCCCAAAGCTCGCCGGCCGAACGCGTCGGCACCGGCAATAAACAACGTTTTCGCGAAATCGTCGGCACTGAAATCGCCGACGCGAACACCGGCGATAATGCCATCGTGATTCCGCGGCTGCTGCCCAATCTGGCGCTCGAGGGGACTGACGGTCCCCTGAATCCGCCTTCGCCGGCGCGCCTGGTGAGCCTGCCGCTGGCCCTCCTGCGATCAGACGGGCAGCGCTTCACCAAAAGCGACGCTTACGAGCCGCCGCGCTTGCGCGTCGAAGAAGACACCCTGCTTTTCAGTTGCGCCAAGGCCATCGAGACCGCCCTCGCGACCAAGGCGAACGATTGGGCGGGGCGCCTGCGCGGGGCTTTGGCCGAGGGTCAGGCCGGCACGGTCGGTGACAGCATCGTCACGCTCCGCACGATCATCCGAGGCTTACCGCGGCTGTCGGCGCTGCTGAAAACGCGCGCGGCGCATCCCTTCGACGTTTACCTGGCGCTATGCGATATCGCGGGCGACCTCGCAGTCATGGGCGGCGAACTGACCAACCCAAATTTTGACGGCTATCTTCACACTGATCCGCTTTCGGCGTTCACTGCCGTCAGCCGGTTCATCAATGAGGCGCTCGACAAGCTGCGCACGCCCTACACTTCAGAAGTTTTCGAACATGTCGGAGCGGGCAGGTTTGAGCTGACACTCCGCCCGGTCTATCTGCGTGACGATCACGTGCTGCACTATCTGCGCGGCAGGTTCGTAATCGGCGTGCGGCTACGACGCAGCCAGAGCGTCGAAGCGGTTCGGCAATGGTTCCAAGCGGCCCGGATCGGGGCGCTCGGAGAGATCGACACGCTCGACCTTAATCGCTCGGCCGGCGCGCTTCGCGAGGAAGTGCAAAGCGCTCCGGATCTCGGGCTCATGCCGCAGCCCCAGATGCTCTTGTTCAATGTCCTCGCCGAGCCTGATTTGCTGTCTGCCGGACAAGCGCTGCAGATTAGCCTGCCTCCCGACGAAGCGCCGGGCGACGGTGACGGCTTCGGTAACGGTCCGAGCGAACCGGATCAGTTGATGCTCTTCCTGCCAATTCCGGATCCCAATTCCCGCGTCGGCAACCCCTGATGCCGCCAACTGCGCTACCTCTAGAAGCCGATGCAGCGCTGCGGCGGTTCCGCCAGTTCTACGACGAACTGTTCGCGATCAAGCGCATCCTGCGCGACGGCGACTGGATGGCTCTGCTGGGCCACCGCGCCGCTGCCCCGGGGCGCCTGGAAGAAGAGGTCTTGCTGGCGGTGCGGATGCGGCTGCGCAGCGCCATCGCCGCGCAAGGGTTCGGCGGCGCGGTCCCGCCCGGCGCGTCGGCCGGCGTCGATCCGGGCTATGTCATGGCGGCAATCGCCGACGAGGCCTTGTTGCACGGCGTGCTCGGATGGCCGGGGCGCGACGGCTGGCACGAGACCCCGCTCGAGGCCGTGCTCTATCGCAGCCGCATCGCGGGCGACCGCATCTTCCAGGCGGCTGAGGCGCTGGCCAAACCGCAGGTGCGCGATCCCAACGGCGTCGCGATGAGCATCCTGCTGGCGCTCGAGATGGGGTTCCGCGGCCGCTACCACGCCGGCGACCCGCACGGCGAAATCCCGCGGGTCAAGGAACGCCTGCGCCGCGTCATATTTGACAATACCGATCCGAGCGCGATCGCCTTCGGCAGCCTGATCGCTGGGGCCGCCGAACCGCTGACCCATCATGCACCGGACCGTTTACCGCGGCTGCGCCCGTGGGGGCTGGCAATCGGCGGCGTCGTCGCCGCCTATCTTCTGATTAGCTGGCTGATCTGGCGCACCGGCGTAAGCTACGTCCTGAACACCGCCCACAGCGCGGTGAGCGCTTTCCAGTCGCTGCCCAACGGGCCTTGAGCGCAAGCATGGCTGCGTTTCCTCCATGGGTCGTCAGCGCCTTGCCGCTGCTTGCGGTGGTCCTCGCAATTCTTTTGGTCGTGCTGACCGTAATCGCAATCCGCCGATCGGCTGCGCCCGCGGCGACGCCCGCGCCGCCTCCGGCTGAGGCGGCGACCGAGCCGCCGATGCCGGTCGCCGCGCAGATCCGGCGCGCGACAGAGCGGTTGTCGGCCCTGTACGGCGGCCGCCATCAGATCGACGCGGTCCCGCTGCTGATCGCGGTTGGCGCGGGCAGCGCCGCGTTGCAGCGCATGATTCCCAAAGTCGGCGCCGGCGATCTGACGCGCGCGCAACTCGATCTGTCGCGCGGCGACTGTCGCATCCTGGTCTCTCCTGACGGCGCCGTGGTCAGCTTCGAGGACGGCCTGCTCGGCAGTGAGCGATGGGAAACCCGTTGGGCCGAGCTTTTGCGCGCATTGTCGAAGCACCGCGAAGACCGCCCCTTCGACGGCCTCGTTGTGGTCTTGACTGCTGCCCAACTTGCCGGCCCGACCAAGCTCGACGACGACGCTTTGACGATGCTCAGTGAACGGCTCTACCAACTACTATGGACGGCGCAACGGACCGGCGGTTGGCGCGTGCCGATCTACCTCCTGCTCAACGAATGCGAGGCGCTCAACGGCTTTACCGCCACCGCCGCCGAGCTGCCGGAGCCGATGCGCCGTGAGCCCTTCGGCTGGAGCGTGCCCTACGCGCTCGACACCGCCTTCGAACGAAGCTGGATTCGGGAAGGCATCGAGGCCCTGACGGCGCGGCTCTCAACCCTGCAATTGCGGCTGCTGAGCGGCTTAAAGGATCCGAACAGGGCGGAGCCGGTGCTGTTATTCCCCAACGCCTTGGCGCGGCTGGCGGAACCTCTGGCGCTCCTGCTGACCCCGATGCTGCAACCGAGCGCCTATCACGACGCGTTCATGTTCCGCGGCTTTTATTTGACCGGCAGCGAGGCATCCGCGGCGCTTGGCGGGCCGGATCTCTTCGCGGCGCAGCTTTTCGCCAAGCGGATCTTCCCTGAGCAATTCCTGGCCCAGCCGGCGCGCGGCGCAGTGACGCGGCGCCAGCGGCAAATCCGCATCGCCCAGTGCGTATTCGCAGTTCTTGTGCTCTTGGCCCTGGCCGGCCTGATTCACGTGCGGCATCATCGCGAGGCGCTGAAGACGGTATCTCCGCTGGTGCAGGAGATCGCAGCCTTGGGGGAACGCGCTCAATCCGCGCGATCTGAAACCGCACGAGCGGTGACTGCCAATTCTCCCTTGCCGGCGCAATCAGAGCAGCGCGGCATCGAAGACACCAAGGCCCTGGTTGAAGCGATGGCCGCGGTGTCGCTCAATCGGCTCGAGACGCCATGGGCGCCGCTCTCCTATTTCACCAATGTCAGCACCGAGGTCGAACAGGCGATTCGCGAGGCCTACCAGGTGGAAGTCTTGCGTACGGTATACTCCCGACTGACCGACGCGATTCCCGCGCTGCTGGGAGTGCGCCCACCGGCCGGCGATGACTCGCCGGGCGAACTCGCGGGCGCGCCTGGCGATACCGCGTGCGCGGCTAACGGCGCCACTTCGGCCGATGTCGCGCAGCTCGCGCAGATCACTCGGCGGCTGAGCGTTTACCGCCAGGAGCTCCAGAACTACCAGGACCTGCCGGCCAATCCGCAGATTGGAAATCTGGAATCGCTCCTCGAGTTCACGCTCGCCGTTTCACTGCCGGCGGGCTTCAACACCAATTATTACCTGTATGAGAATGCCTTGCGCGGCGCGAGGGCACCGCTGCTTGACATCGGGCCCATCCGCACCACCGTCGGTATGATACTCCGCGCCCAGTTTGCCCGCGGGCTCGCCGGCGCATATCCCGGCAGCGCGCTCGGCCTTGCAGTTTCCGAGGTCATAGCCAATGCCGGCGTTTACGGCGGCGACGCGCAGACCGTCGGGTCGATCGGGCGTCTGCGGCGCCTCGATCTGGCGCTGCATACCGCCCAGGCGCAGACCTCTCTGCCGGAGTACGCCTGGATTCTCGACGACCACGATGCCGCGTCGATCAGCTCCGAGCTCGACCAGCTTACAGCGCTGTCCGCCAGCGGGGGCGGCGCGGAGCTTGCGCCGGTCGCCTCCAACCTGCCGGCGGAGTTACGCCGTTCAGCCACCGATTGCGTAACCCGCACGCGCGAATGGCTGCTGGCGGCGCGCGTTTTCGGCGGCGAGCCGGTCCTGACCGCCGGCCCAACTTCGCTTCAGGTATCGGCGCCGCTGAAGGCAATCGATCAGACGCTCGACCTCTTCCTCGCGCAGCCGCTGGTCGCGGATGCGATGCCCTCGGCGAGGGCGTGGCCGCTCGCGCTCGATGGATCCCTCCTCTGGGATCCGCAGGATCTGCAATCGCTGCAAGCAGTGGCCGAGTCCTGGCTGCTGTTTGTCGGCCAAGACTTGCCCGCGACGCTGCCGGCGGAATTCCGCGAGCAGGTGCAAGCGGCGGCTGGCGAACGGCTCGACTTGCTGG from Candidatus Binataceae bacterium encodes:
- a CDS encoding CinA family protein translates to MQELIAAAAKIGAILKDRHETIAVGESSAGGLISAALLAMPGASAYFFGGAIVYTRASRRDLLAIPDAAFAGIKPGSEELALVIARGARTRLAATWGISEIGAAGPTGTSYGHPAGSCWIAVAGPLERAITVQTGLSDRYTNMVKFAAAALDLMAQCLADG
- a CDS encoding SPOR domain-containing protein, which translates into the protein MRSAYLIVTADLLAFALGVVLTLWLTKTAPPALPTNAPLVAAIHQGPAAPMPASASGSGAAEAATAPPSTAPAPNAPMSSAPMSSAPPPTLSTAAAAAEAPPPPASDSGSAPADAPADPAASAAGPSPTSAYVLQLAAFREPANATRMKAELMRDGFAASVVPFKSNGKAWQWVQVGSFVDRSSAAEAAASLRRHTGLAALVIKPEPQ
- a CDS encoding type VI secretion system protein, coding for MAAFPPWVVSALPLLAVVLAILLVVLTVIAIRRSAAPAATPAPPPAEAATEPPMPVAAQIRRATERLSALYGGRHQIDAVPLLIAVGAGSAALQRMIPKVGAGDLTRAQLDLSRGDCRILVSPDGAVVSFEDGLLGSERWETRWAELLRALSKHREDRPFDGLVVVLTAAQLAGPTKLDDDALTMLSERLYQLLWTAQRTGGWRVPIYLLLNECEALNGFTATAAELPEPMRREPFGWSVPYALDTAFERSWIREGIEALTARLSTLQLRLLSGLKDPNRAEPVLLFPNALARLAEPLALLLTPMLQPSAYHDAFMFRGFYLTGSEASAALGGPDLFAAQLFAKRIFPEQFLAQPARGAVTRRQRQIRIAQCVFAVLVLLALAGLIHVRHHREALKTVSPLVQEIAALGERAQSARSETARAVTANSPLPAQSEQRGIEDTKALVEAMAAVSLNRLETPWAPLSYFTNVSTEVEQAIREAYQVEVLRTVYSRLTDAIPALLGVRPPAGDDSPGELAGAPGDTACAANGATSADVAQLAQITRRLSVYRQELQNYQDLPANPQIGNLESLLEFTLAVSLPAGFNTNYYLYENALRGARAPLLDIGPIRTTVGMILRAQFARGLAGAYPGSALGLAVSEVIANAGVYGGDAQTVGSIGRLRRLDLALHTAQAQTSLPEYAWILDDHDAASISSELDQLTALSASGGGAELAPVASNLPAELRRSATDCVTRTREWLLAARVFGGEPVLTAGPTSLQVSAPLKAIDQTLDLFLAQPLVADAMPSARAWPLALDGSLLWDPQDLQSLQAVAESWLLFVGQDLPATLPAEFREQVQAAAGERLDLLAANVVARAQQAGLDNGASAQPGSTAALRDEMARFADAAPILINLRTLLRGAGRTNSADRLDQLLAGQAIRLLRQIDALLNAADPYALVDGNLAFWSGTPPLAAPAFGSATLPELVGTLPARRDYVEALARDNAAPMITYLQQSGVLLSSSDRALLTRWQAIISTLDRYHRSVPGNSLSRLEQFISTDMDHIDLGDCRQITAAFSGGADWFAVQLGTIGRAVRNRCNQVAHGESVAQYDNLAESFNHDLAGRFPFGAVTAPDADLTDVKRFYNRFGGKLATLREQLAGIPAYARAGAPQFVDQLLAVQLALAPMLTTAPPDASLTYDVTVEFRTNIGSDPGADQMLEATAEFGQQRLSSFATTNDLAWSNGQRVRMILHWAKDAPEAPVSGGAQSPRVRGLAVTYEYRGPWALLRMIAAQRPSAAVMAQLSDRRPETIGFVVPLQRNAKAAGATSSCGFWCSSPAAASVGPANLTTAQVFMRFGLTATIRVAGQPDKRQPVSLPIFPTAAPQLDDQTAAPPLGSTALMAP
- a CDS encoding DUF4239 domain-containing protein produces the protein MLDDWIYSNSAWLSSSVFILCGLVVSGFFVVVVTRLISAETRHIHNEFTLATVANIAVLYTVLLAFIAVAAWEDLSKASDLADREAGIVQDLYVDAGGFSDKGLTSQLQNELRDYIDAVVNREWPVQQAGSIARAASPALRNFRATLASFQPKTSGDAIVMQEMLRSLNNLYDARRSRLDAAAGHIPGAVWGVVVFLGLLTIGFMALLSMRSRWMHFALAAGLATAMVVVVALIVQLDYPFRGEISVSSEPFQQVLKDVGPG
- the tssK gene encoding type VI secretion system baseplate subunit TssK; this translates as MTDARAIPEAVLWHEGMLLSPQHFQQADLRAHALRSYLIQATAPFGWGLRRLRIDTAALEAGRFSITELEAIMPDGLLVLYPVDAAVKAPALDLDLKPLLANSESQSVAVHVTVAAQSSPAERVGTGNKQRFREIVGTEIADANTGDNAIVIPRLLPNLALEGTDGPLNPPSPARLVSLPLALLRSDGQRFTKSDAYEPPRLRVEEDTLLFSCAKAIETALATKANDWAGRLRGALAEGQAGTVGDSIVTLRTIIRGLPRLSALLKTRAAHPFDVYLALCDIAGDLAVMGGELTNPNFDGYLHTDPLSAFTAVSRFINEALDKLRTPYTSEVFEHVGAGRFELTLRPVYLRDDHVLHYLRGRFVIGVRLRRSQSVEAVRQWFQAARIGALGEIDTLDLNRSAGALREEVQSAPDLGLMPQPQMLLFNVLAEPDLLSAGQALQISLPPDEAPGDGDGFGNGPSEPDQLMLFLPIPDPNSRVGNP
- a CDS encoding DotU family type IV/VI secretion system protein; this encodes MPPTALPLEADAALRRFRQFYDELFAIKRILRDGDWMALLGHRAAAPGRLEEEVLLAVRMRLRSAIAAQGFGGAVPPGASAGVDPGYVMAAIADEALLHGVLGWPGRDGWHETPLEAVLYRSRIAGDRIFQAAEALAKPQVRDPNGVAMSILLALEMGFRGRYHAGDPHGEIPRVKERLRRVIFDNTDPSAIAFGSLIAGAAEPLTHHAPDRLPRLRPWGLAIGGVVAAYLLISWLIWRTGVSYVLNTAHSAVSAFQSLPNGP
- a CDS encoding DUF4280 domain-containing protein is translated as MISGTLLTCSFGLAPAALQVLPANRVMAGGPPAANIMDNIPIANIVPFGLCSSLANPTVASATAAALGVLTPMPCVPATVAPWTPGVPTVLIGGMPAVDTSCMLMCTWAGVITIAVPGQFTVMVP